From the Sphingomonas phyllosphaerae 5.2 genome, one window contains:
- a CDS encoding M20 metallopeptidase family protein, translating to MTSTLATRTDWSAIVATELADVIALRRAIHSEPEVGLHCPLTTAKAKAALAGLPLEIRDSTSTTGFIAILRGGRGGGGASNGRTVLLRGDMDALPMTEETGLPFASTIPGAMHACGHDAHTAMLAGAAKALCARREELSGTIVFMFQPGEEGHHGARHMIADGLLDIARPEAAFALHILPNAPAGTFVGREGAMLASTDTVLATIRGTGGHAAMPHDAIDPIPVACAIVTALQQHVARRVPVADPAVLTITQIHAGSSHNIIPGEVKLMGTLRTLSESTRSAMRAAFHQVAQGIATAHGCVAETSIEEGYPVTMNDPRATRVLRELAGEVPGASGWTTMSAPIMGGEDFSYVLREVPGAMAFMGVAAPDSDWRTNPPLHNTRMTIDEQVMATGVAMHCAVAERFLDRGLD from the coding sequence ATGACCAGCACGCTCGCCACCCGAACCGACTGGAGCGCGATCGTCGCCACCGAACTGGCCGACGTCATCGCGCTGCGCCGCGCGATCCATTCCGAGCCGGAGGTCGGGCTGCACTGCCCGCTGACTACAGCGAAGGCCAAGGCGGCGCTCGCCGGGCTGCCGCTGGAAATCCGCGACAGCACCAGCACCACCGGCTTCATCGCGATCCTGCGCGGCGGGCGCGGTGGCGGCGGCGCATCGAACGGGCGCACGGTGCTGCTGCGCGGCGACATGGATGCGCTGCCGATGACCGAGGAGACCGGGCTGCCGTTTGCCTCCACCATCCCCGGCGCGATGCACGCCTGCGGACATGACGCGCATACCGCGATGCTGGCCGGCGCCGCCAAAGCGCTGTGCGCGCGTCGCGAAGAGCTGTCGGGGACGATCGTCTTCATGTTCCAGCCCGGCGAGGAAGGCCATCACGGCGCACGGCACATGATCGCCGATGGCCTGCTCGACATCGCCCGGCCGGAGGCGGCGTTCGCGCTGCACATCCTGCCGAACGCACCGGCGGGAACGTTCGTCGGCCGCGAGGGCGCGATGCTCGCCTCGACCGACACGGTACTGGCGACGATCCGCGGCACGGGCGGGCACGCCGCGATGCCGCACGACGCGATCGATCCGATCCCGGTCGCCTGCGCAATCGTCACTGCGCTGCAACAGCATGTCGCCCGACGCGTGCCGGTCGCCGATCCGGCGGTGCTGACGATCACGCAGATCCACGCCGGTTCGTCGCACAACATCATTCCCGGCGAAGTGAAGCTGATGGGGACGCTTCGTACCCTGTCGGAGAGCACGCGCAGCGCGATGCGCGCGGCCTTCCATCAGGTTGCGCAAGGGATCGCCACCGCGCACGGCTGCGTCGCCGAGACCTCGATCGAGGAAGGCTATCCGGTGACGATGAACGACCCGCGCGCCACGCGCGTGCTGCGCGAATTGGCCGGCGAGGTGCCGGGTGCGAGCGGCTGGACGACGATGTCCGCGCCGATCATGGGTGGCGAGGATTTCAGCTACGTGCTGCGCGAGGTGCCAGGCGCAATGGCGTTCATGGGCGTCGCCGCGCCCGACAGCGACTGGCGCACCAATCCACCGCTCCACAACACGCGAATGACGATCGACGAGCAGGTAATGGCGACCGGCGTCGCGATGCACTGCGCTGTGGCGGAACGCTTCCTGGATCGCGGGCTGGACTGA
- a CDS encoding phasin family protein, with amino-acid sequence MTDNRNDMGRAAADAAQKATDQIRQSGQHMMESGSTISTKILDQVETNTQQAFAAMRAAAQAKDLSQVMQIQSDYLQTQGQRSMEQAREIGQLIMQFGRAAVAPGNSGDPSA; translated from the coding sequence ATGACCGACAACAGGAACGACATGGGCCGCGCTGCCGCCGACGCAGCGCAGAAAGCCACCGACCAGATCCGCCAGTCGGGGCAGCACATGATGGAAAGCGGATCGACGATCAGCACCAAGATCCTCGATCAGGTCGAGACGAACACCCAACAGGCATTCGCCGCGATGCGCGCCGCGGCGCAGGCCAAGGACCTGTCGCAGGTCATGCAGATCCAGAGCGACTATCTGCAGACACAGGGCCAGCGATCGATGGAGCAGGCGCGCGAGATCGGCCAGCTCATCATGCAGTTCGGCCGCGCGGCAGTGGCACCGGGCAATTCGGGTGACCCCTCCGCCTGA
- a CDS encoding peptidylprolyl isomerase, translated as MIAPLLALLLATPQVAPTPPPPPAAPATAPTPATLTRVVLTTAAGPIVIGVDSRAAPVTAANFLKFVDGKKLDGVSFYRAVKVANGFGLVQFGTRNDRARTLPAIKHEPTTQTGLSHTDGTISMAMAAPGTASGDFFVVVGDLPSMDATAGQPGFAAFGRVLEGMDVIRTILLAPTSPTLGDGAMKGQMLAPAIRITTARRAP; from the coding sequence ATGATCGCGCCGCTGCTCGCGCTGCTGCTCGCCACACCGCAGGTCGCGCCGACCCCGCCCCCGCCCCCCGCGGCTCCCGCAACGGCCCCCACCCCCGCGACGTTGACCCGCGTGGTGCTGACCACCGCGGCAGGACCGATCGTGATCGGCGTCGACTCGCGCGCCGCACCCGTCACCGCCGCCAACTTCCTGAAATTCGTCGACGGCAAGAAGCTGGACGGCGTCTCCTTCTATCGCGCGGTGAAGGTCGCGAACGGCTTCGGCCTCGTCCAGTTCGGCACCCGCAACGATCGCGCGCGCACGTTGCCGGCGATCAAGCACGAACCGACGACGCAGACCGGGCTCAGTCACACCGACGGCACGATCTCGATGGCGATGGCCGCGCCCGGCACCGCCAGCGGCGACTTCTTCGTCGTCGTCGGCGATTTGCCGTCGATGGACGCCACCGCCGGCCAGCCCGGCTTCGCCGCGTTCGGACGCGTGCTGGAGGGGATGGACGTCATCCGCACGATCCTGCTCGCGCCCACCTCGCCGACGCTGGGCGACGGCGCCATGAAGGGGCAGATGCTGGCGCCCGCGATCCGCATCACCACGGCACGTCGCGCGCCCTGA
- a CDS encoding efflux RND transporter permease subunit has protein sequence MSRIFIDRPIFAWVLAIIVMLAGVGAILSLPIAQYPDVAPPQVSIRATFPGANAQTIQNSVTQVIEQQLTGIDGLLYFQSSSSSRGSVTITATFDKGTDPDIAQVQVQNQVQQSLSRLPQQVQQQGLVVRKSNPDFLLIVGVYDTTDKLTNQDVSDYLVSNLQDPLGRTQGVGDTNVFGSQYAMRIWLDPARLNSFQLMPGDVVTAIQNQNTEVAAGEIGGQPMPSSQMLNAVVTAQSRLQTPAQFAQIILKTAQDGGTVRLSDVARIELGAESYNAFSRVNRHPGAGIAVLLAPGADALKTAELVKAQVAQAAKGFPAGLTYAFANDTTDFIKLSIEEVVKTLIEAIILVVIVMFVFLQSWRATLVPAIAVPVVLLGTFAVFYVAGFSINTLTLFGLVLAIGLLVDDAIVVVENVERLLEENPGMTPREATIESMKEITVALVAIALVLSAVFMPMAFFGGSTGVIYRQFSLTIVSAMVLSVLVAVILSPALTATLLKQTHDEHGDPIEESWVGRKLPRVAHVLERARDGFNDTFDRGVARYVAGVRRVIDRKALFLLIYLLTVALLAVLFLRMPTGFLPTEDQGAAIVQFQLPAGATRARTEEVQHKVEDYLATSEGKNVRTMFTVSGGGGGGASGQNTGQGFVNLAPWDDRAGKENTADSIVARASAAFRGLRDARVFALVPPAVRGLGQSNGFTMELQNSSGMSAEKFGAAKDKLLAAANADPALASVRLTELPDVATLKIDVDQQKLAAFGLTQADVNTTLSTAWGGRYVNDFVDRGRVKRVFVQGDAPYRAAPTDLNQWFVRGSGGQMVPFAAFAQIGWSQAPVTLSRFNGIPSFELQGAAAAGKSSGDAMTRIEELAAQIPGTSVSWAGLSFQERLSSGQAPLLYGLSILVVFLCLAALYESWSIPFAVLLVIPLGLIGAILFTTLRGLVNDVYLQIGLLTTMGLAAKNAILMIEFAEQEEKKGKRVIDAALSAARIRLRPILMTSLAFIFGVLPLAISTGAGANSRIAIGTSVIGGMVTATVLAVFYIPLFFVLVRRGFRDGWRGLRRGADPSPDDNGDDHGDDHGGGHGSAAAPDAPRQLPRPIEKPALPAPEGA, from the coding sequence ATGTCGCGTATCTTCATCGATCGGCCCATCTTCGCGTGGGTGCTGGCGATCATCGTGATGCTGGCCGGCGTCGGGGCGATCCTGTCGCTGCCGATCGCGCAATATCCCGATGTTGCGCCGCCGCAGGTGTCGATCCGCGCCACCTTCCCCGGCGCGAATGCGCAGACGATCCAGAACAGCGTCACGCAGGTGATCGAACAGCAGCTGACCGGCATCGACGGGTTGCTCTATTTTCAATCGAGCTCGTCCAGCCGCGGCTCGGTGACGATCACCGCGACCTTCGACAAGGGCACCGATCCCGACATCGCGCAGGTGCAGGTTCAGAATCAGGTCCAGCAATCGCTCAGCCGCCTGCCGCAACAGGTGCAGCAACAAGGGCTGGTGGTTCGCAAGTCCAACCCGGACTTCCTGCTGATCGTCGGCGTCTATGACACCACCGACAAGCTGACCAACCAGGACGTCTCCGACTATCTCGTCTCCAACCTTCAGGATCCGCTCGGACGTACCCAGGGCGTGGGCGACACCAACGTGTTCGGCTCGCAATATGCGATGCGGATCTGGCTCGACCCTGCGCGGCTCAACAGCTTCCAGCTAATGCCCGGCGACGTCGTCACCGCGATCCAGAACCAGAACACCGAAGTGGCGGCCGGCGAGATCGGCGGGCAACCGATGCCGTCGTCGCAGATGCTGAACGCGGTGGTCACCGCGCAGTCGCGGCTTCAGACCCCGGCGCAGTTCGCGCAGATCATCCTCAAGACCGCACAGGATGGCGGCACCGTTCGCCTCTCCGACGTGGCGCGGATCGAATTGGGCGCGGAGAGCTACAATGCGTTCAGCCGCGTCAACCGCCACCCGGGTGCCGGCATCGCGGTGCTGCTCGCGCCCGGCGCCGACGCGCTCAAGACCGCCGAGCTGGTGAAGGCGCAGGTCGCGCAGGCGGCGAAGGGCTTCCCGGCGGGGCTGACCTACGCTTTCGCCAACGACACCACCGACTTCATCAAGCTGTCGATCGAAGAAGTGGTCAAGACGCTGATCGAGGCGATCATCCTGGTCGTCATCGTCATGTTCGTCTTCCTGCAAAGCTGGCGCGCGACGCTGGTGCCCGCGATTGCGGTTCCGGTCGTCCTGCTCGGCACGTTCGCGGTCTTCTATGTCGCGGGCTTCTCGATCAACACGCTGACGCTGTTCGGGCTCGTGCTCGCGATCGGCCTGCTGGTGGACGACGCGATCGTCGTGGTCGAGAACGTCGAGCGGCTGCTGGAGGAAAACCCCGGCATGACCCCGCGCGAGGCGACGATCGAATCCATGAAGGAGATCACGGTCGCGCTGGTCGCGATTGCGCTGGTCCTGTCGGCGGTATTCATGCCGATGGCGTTCTTCGGCGGATCGACCGGCGTGATCTATCGCCAGTTCTCGCTGACGATCGTGTCGGCGATGGTGCTGTCGGTGCTGGTCGCGGTGATCCTGTCGCCGGCGCTGACCGCGACGTTGCTGAAGCAGACGCACGACGAACATGGCGATCCGATCGAGGAAAGCTGGGTCGGCCGCAAGCTGCCGCGCGTCGCGCATGTGCTGGAGCGCGCGCGCGACGGCTTCAACGACACCTTCGATCGCGGCGTGGCGCGCTACGTCGCGGGCGTGCGGCGCGTGATCGATCGCAAGGCGCTGTTCCTGCTGATCTACCTGCTTACCGTTGCGTTGCTGGCGGTGCTCTTCCTGCGGATGCCGACCGGCTTCCTGCCGACCGAGGATCAGGGCGCGGCTATCGTCCAGTTCCAGCTGCCGGCCGGCGCCACCCGCGCACGTACCGAGGAAGTGCAGCACAAGGTCGAGGATTATCTCGCCACCAGCGAGGGCAAGAACGTCCGCACGATGTTCACGGTCAGCGGCGGCGGCGGTGGCGGCGCCAGTGGTCAGAACACCGGCCAGGGCTTCGTCAACCTCGCCCCATGGGATGATCGCGCGGGCAAGGAAAACACCGCGGATTCGATCGTCGCGCGTGCCTCGGCGGCGTTCCGGGGGCTTCGCGACGCGCGTGTCTTCGCGCTGGTGCCGCCGGCCGTGCGCGGGCTGGGGCAATCGAACGGCTTCACGATGGAATTGCAGAATTCCAGCGGCATGAGCGCCGAGAAGTTTGGCGCCGCCAAGGACAAGCTGCTCGCCGCAGCCAACGCCGATCCGGCGCTGGCTTCCGTGCGCCTGACCGAGCTGCCCGATGTCGCCACGCTGAAGATCGACGTCGACCAGCAGAAGCTCGCGGCGTTCGGGCTGACGCAGGCCGATGTGAACACCACGCTATCGACCGCGTGGGGCGGTCGCTACGTCAACGACTTCGTCGATCGCGGCCGTGTGAAGCGCGTGTTCGTGCAAGGCGACGCACCCTATCGCGCCGCACCGACCGACCTGAACCAGTGGTTCGTACGCGGATCGGGCGGGCAGATGGTCCCCTTTGCCGCGTTCGCGCAGATCGGCTGGAGCCAGGCACCCGTCACGCTGTCGCGCTTCAACGGCATCCCGTCGTTCGAATTGCAGGGCGCCGCCGCCGCCGGCAAGAGCTCGGGCGACGCGATGACGCGGATCGAGGAACTGGCGGCGCAGATCCCGGGCACCAGCGTGTCGTGGGCCGGGCTGTCGTTCCAGGAACGGCTGTCGTCGGGACAGGCGCCGCTGCTCTACGGTCTGTCGATCCTCGTCGTCTTTCTCTGCCTCGCCGCGCTTTACGAAAGCTGGTCGATCCCGTTCGCGGTGCTGCTGGTCATTCCGCTCGGGTTGATCGGGGCGATCCTGTTCACGACGCTGCGCGGACTGGTCAACGACGTCTATCTCCAGATCGGTCTGCTGACGACGATGGGGCTGGCCGCGAAGAACGCGATCCTGATGATCGAGTTCGCCGAACAGGAGGAGAAGAAGGGCAAGCGCGTCATCGATGCCGCATTGTCGGCAGCGCGCATCCGGCTGCGCCCGATCCTGATGACCAGCCTCGCGTTCATCTTCGGCGTGCTCCCGCTGGCGATCTCGACCGGCGCGGGCGCCAACAGCCGCATCGCGATTGGCACGTCCGTGATCGGCGGGATGGTGACAGCGACGGTGCTGGCGGTCTTCTATATTCCGCTGTTCTTCGTGCTGGTCCGCCGCGGGTTCCGCGACGGGTGGAGGGGCCTGCGCCGCGGTGCCGACCCCAGCCCCGACGATAACGGCGACGATCACGGCGACGATCATGGGGGCGGTCACGGCTCCGCCGCGGCGCCCGACGCGCCCAGGCAACTGCCGCGCCCGATCGAAAAGCCCGCGCTGCCAGCGCCAGAGGGGGCATGA
- a CDS encoding GNAT family N-acetyltransferase encodes MPQHRIRRFEERDRLPMQAFARGLPEHDLLFLGRDLRQPRVIAAWLAAIADGWIDGLVAEDEGALVGTAALVRDPLSWSAHVGEIRLLVAPDRRGSGLGGDLLQAVMQIADARDVAKLTVAMTADQTGTLALFEGLGFVAEARLCDHVRDGAGRAHDLLVLAHRPRPTA; translated from the coding sequence ATGCCGCAACATCGCATACGCCGTTTCGAAGAGCGCGACCGGTTACCGATGCAGGCGTTCGCGCGCGGCCTGCCGGAGCACGACCTGCTGTTCCTCGGCCGCGACCTGCGCCAGCCGCGCGTGATCGCGGCGTGGCTGGCCGCGATCGCTGATGGCTGGATCGACGGGCTGGTCGCCGAGGATGAGGGCGCGCTGGTCGGCACGGCGGCGCTGGTCCGCGATCCGCTGAGCTGGAGCGCCCATGTCGGCGAGATCCGGTTGCTCGTCGCCCCGGATCGGCGTGGCAGCGGGCTGGGCGGCGACTTGTTGCAGGCGGTGATGCAGATCGCCGACGCGCGCGACGTAGCGAAGCTCACCGTGGCGATGACCGCGGATCAGACGGGCACGCTGGCGCTGTTCGAAGGTCTGGGCTTCGTCGCGGAGGCGCGGCTTTGCGATCATGTACGCGACGGCGCCGGACGGGCGCACGACCTGCTGGTACTGGCGCATCGCCCCCGCCCCACTGCGTGA
- a CDS encoding efflux transporter outer membrane subunit, whose protein sequence is MIRLFAILSASAALAGCSLAPTYVRPAPPVQSSWPVGDAYLRRSEAALPSVTYRDIFRDPRLQTLIDQSLANNRDLRVAVANIEATRAQYRIQRGDLFPQINASGNYSYRESSRSGVNTGINTGTGAGTGSGTGTGNTGGTGLGGSGVGTGTGGTGTTVVSGANSTFQAQVGVTAFEIDLFGRVRSLTGAALSRYFAQEAAARATRLTLIGDLATAWLSYAADKSLLTVAEQTAVAARNSVRLTDARRRGGVAPRTDVRQAEQILATAEADLAEQRTLLAQDVNVIQLLVGAPVDPALLPGGIEQAARTIGELPAGIDSGVLLRRPDVVQAEYSLRAFNAEIGAARAALFPRITLTGLVGFASTALRTLFTGDAFNWSVAPSASYPIFRAGAGRAGVEYSVAQRDAALATYEQTIQSAFREVSDALARRGTITEQLAANQRFYTAAVDTLNLTNARYRGGIDTYLTSLDAQRQLYSAQRTLVQTQLVRATNLVTLYRTLGGDSLLDVTDQGPKPAAG, encoded by the coding sequence ATGATCCGCCTGTTCGCCATCCTGTCTGCCTCGGCCGCATTGGCCGGCTGCTCGCTCGCGCCAACCTATGTCCGCCCCGCTCCCCCGGTGCAGTCGTCATGGCCGGTCGGCGACGCCTATCTGCGCCGAAGCGAGGCGGCGTTGCCCAGCGTCACCTATCGCGACATTTTCCGCGATCCGCGTCTGCAGACGCTGATCGACCAGTCGCTCGCCAACAATCGCGACCTCCGCGTCGCGGTGGCGAATATCGAGGCGACCCGCGCGCAATATCGCATCCAGCGCGGCGACCTGTTCCCGCAGATCAACGCGAGCGGCAATTACAGCTACCGTGAGAGCAGCCGATCCGGCGTGAACACCGGTATCAACACCGGCACCGGAGCGGGCACTGGGTCTGGGACTGGAACCGGCAACACGGGCGGCACCGGTTTAGGCGGAAGCGGTGTCGGCACGGGTACGGGCGGCACCGGTACGACCGTGGTCTCCGGCGCGAACAGCACGTTCCAGGCGCAGGTCGGCGTGACAGCATTCGAGATCGACCTGTTCGGTCGTGTCCGCTCGCTGACCGGAGCGGCGCTGTCGCGCTATTTCGCGCAGGAAGCCGCCGCCCGCGCGACGCGGCTGACACTGATCGGCGATCTCGCCACCGCGTGGCTCAGCTATGCCGCCGACAAGAGCCTGCTGACCGTCGCCGAGCAGACCGCGGTCGCAGCCCGCAACAGCGTGCGGCTGACCGATGCGCGCCGTCGCGGCGGTGTCGCACCGCGGACCGACGTGCGCCAGGCCGAACAGATACTCGCCACCGCAGAAGCCGATCTCGCCGAACAGCGCACGTTGCTGGCGCAGGACGTCAACGTGATCCAGTTGCTGGTCGGCGCGCCGGTCGATCCGGCGCTGCTGCCGGGCGGTATCGAACAGGCCGCCCGGACGATCGGCGAACTGCCGGCCGGAATCGACTCCGGCGTGCTGCTCCGCCGCCCCGACGTGGTGCAGGCGGAATATTCGCTCCGCGCCTTCAATGCTGAAATCGGCGCCGCACGCGCGGCGCTGTTCCCGCGCATCACGCTGACCGGGCTGGTCGGCTTCGCGAGCACGGCGCTGCGCACATTGTTCACCGGCGATGCCTTCAACTGGTCGGTCGCCCCCAGCGCCAGCTATCCGATCTTCCGCGCCGGCGCCGGCCGCGCCGGGGTCGAGTACAGCGTGGCGCAGCGCGATGCGGCGCTCGCCACCTACGAGCAGACGATCCAGAGTGCGTTCCGCGAGGTGTCGGATGCGCTCGCGCGGCGCGGTACGATCACCGAACAGCTCGCCGCCAACCAGCGCTTCTACACCGCGGCTGTCGACACGCTGAACCTGACCAACGCGCGGTACCGTGGCGGGATCGACACCTATCTGACGTCGCTCGATGCGCAGCGGCAATTGTATTCGGCGCAACGCACGCTGGTGCAGACGCAGCTGGTGCGGGCGACCAATCTCGTCACGCTTTACCGTACCTTGGGCGGCGACTCGCTGCTCGACGTCACCGATCAGGGGCCGAAGCCCGCAGCGGGTTGA